Proteins encoded by one window of Paenibacillus urinalis:
- a CDS encoding SOS response-associated peptidase → MCKRYSLAADLDEVRDHFGIQRVMYYYKNRYNISPTQHAPIILYEDGERIMDEYRWGFIPFWGKDAVNADLMSVSENVTYRKMVEQRRCVIPCNGFYYWRQDGKRRYAVRVVMPDRSMFGIAGLYEVWKDTRKQPLRTCTMLMSDANMTIREFDHRMPAILTPDQIDAWLDPKMTEMHRMLPMIRSFQETLMDVYPVTPLAFNDNHDSLECVKEVDMQRALVKN, encoded by the coding sequence ATGTGTAAACGTTATTCACTGGCCGCAGATCTAGATGAGGTGCGTGATCACTTTGGGATACAACGAGTTATGTACTATTACAAGAACCGTTATAACATCAGTCCGACACAGCATGCTCCGATTATTCTCTATGAGGATGGAGAACGTATCATGGATGAGTATCGCTGGGGATTTATTCCTTTTTGGGGCAAGGATGCTGTTAATGCCGACTTAATGTCCGTTAGTGAGAATGTGACTTACCGCAAGATGGTGGAACAAAGACGCTGTGTCATACCTTGCAATGGTTTTTATTATTGGCGTCAGGATGGCAAGCGCAGGTATGCGGTACGGGTGGTTATGCCAGATCGCTCCATGTTCGGCATTGCCGGATTGTACGAGGTATGGAAGGATACTAGGAAGCAGCCGCTCCGAACTTGTACGATGCTGATGTCGGATGCAAACATGACCATTCGTGAATTTGATCACCGCATGCCGGCCATACTTACGCCAGATCAGATCGATGCATGGCTCGATCCGAAGATGACCGAAATGCATCGAATGCTGCCGATGATCAGATCATTTCAAGAAACGTTAATGGATGTATATCCTGTGACTCCGCTTGCCTTCAATGATAATCATGATTCACTGGAATGTGTCAAGGAAGTGGACATGCAGAGAGCGCTGGTTAAGAATTAA
- a CDS encoding NADH-dependent flavin oxidoreductase, with translation MNPKYSPIFEKVTLPNGIILKNKIVLAPMTHSSSNEDGTVSDAELAYYARRSGGAGMVVTAVTYVTENGKGFVGQFSSTDDSFIPSLTKLANSIKEQGAKAVLQIFHGGRLCPPDAVGGDVVAPSAVASERPGSPMPRELAESEIESIIQDFGEATRRAIAAGFDGVEIHGANGYLIQQFVSPHSNRREDRFGGDAHQRLTFPLEVIDSVQAAVREHAKTPFMVGYRFSPEEPETPGLTMEETFILLDAIKEKNLDYIHVSLNDFWSKPRRGADDSKSRMEWILERVGGKAPVIGVGQIHTPDEALAALETGVPLLALGRELIIEPDWVEKIESGNEEHIAVNLTKLDQERLVIPDPLWNMIMNVPGWFPVVDSE, from the coding sequence ATGAATCCCAAATATAGTCCGATTTTTGAGAAAGTGACTTTACCGAATGGCATTATTCTGAAAAATAAAATTGTCCTGGCACCAATGACGCATTCGTCCTCGAATGAAGATGGCACCGTATCCGATGCAGAGCTTGCATACTATGCACGTCGTTCTGGAGGAGCCGGAATGGTGGTCACAGCAGTTACTTACGTGACCGAGAATGGAAAAGGGTTCGTAGGCCAATTCTCATCAACAGATGATTCCTTTATACCGAGTCTGACCAAGCTGGCAAATTCCATTAAGGAACAAGGTGCCAAAGCAGTACTGCAAATTTTCCATGGTGGTCGTTTATGCCCTCCAGATGCTGTCGGTGGAGATGTTGTAGCACCAAGTGCGGTCGCAAGTGAAAGACCAGGCTCACCGATGCCTAGAGAACTTGCTGAATCCGAGATCGAGAGCATCATTCAAGATTTTGGTGAAGCGACACGCCGTGCGATTGCTGCCGGATTTGACGGTGTGGAAATTCACGGGGCTAACGGATACCTCATTCAACAATTTGTGTCCCCACATTCCAATCGAAGAGAAGATCGCTTCGGAGGAGATGCACATCAACGGCTTACTTTTCCGCTAGAAGTAATAGACAGCGTGCAGGCAGCCGTTCGAGAGCATGCCAAAACTCCGTTTATGGTTGGATACCGTTTCTCTCCTGAGGAGCCGGAAACTCCGGGTTTGACGATGGAGGAGACCTTTATTTTGCTAGATGCAATTAAAGAGAAGAACTTGGATTATATCCATGTATCCTTGAATGACTTCTGGTCGAAGCCGAGAAGAGGAGCAGATGATTCGAAATCTAGAATGGAATGGATTCTGGAACGTGTTGGCGGCAAAGCTCCGGTAATTGGGGTTGGACAAATTCACACTCCAGATGAAGCCTTGGCAGCTCTTGAGACGGGAGTTCCGCTGCTCGCACTCGGACGTGAGCTGATCATTGAACCTGATTGGGTGGAGAAGATTGAATCAGGCAATGAAGAGCATATAGCGGTTAACTTAACGAAATTGGACCAGGAAAGACTGGTTATTCCTGACCCACTATGGAATATGATCATGAATGTACCTGGATGGTTCCCTGTCGTGGACTCAGAGTAA
- a CDS encoding OsmC family protein, which yields MKHPFILNAVWNGGRNSDGTIEAGQLKTQISIPKEMGGPGVGTNPDEMLLGAAATCYLITLAAMLERSSLETESLTLTSEATVDVTNNIFTYEAIKHAPVVTLTSTATQDDMDKAIRIAHKAESSCMISRAVAGNVLIQTEPIVQIADN from the coding sequence ATGAAGCATCCCTTTATACTTAATGCCGTCTGGAATGGCGGAAGGAACAGCGATGGTACCATTGAAGCGGGTCAGTTAAAGACACAGATCTCCATCCCGAAGGAAATGGGCGGACCTGGAGTTGGGACCAATCCAGATGAAATGCTGCTTGGCGCTGCAGCAACTTGCTATCTTATTACACTCGCAGCTATGCTGGAGCGTTCGTCCCTGGAAACAGAGAGTCTTACTTTGACATCTGAAGCGACAGTGGATGTAACCAATAACATCTTTACCTACGAAGCGATTAAGCATGCTCCTGTGGTGACTTTAACGTCAACAGCGACGCAGGACGATATGGATAAAGCGATTCGTATTGCACACAAGGCAGAAAGCTCCTGTATGATCTCAAGAGCTGTAGCTGGGAACGTACTTATACAGACAGAGCCTATTGTACAAATAGCAGACAATTAA
- a CDS encoding lactonase family protein: MTAQSRLLVFTGSYSEASDPGIHVYAFNEQAGELTLLSETSGVKNPTFLQVDTEHQRVYAIGEITTAEGTKAGEVLAYAIHPEQGELTLINRTPSAIAPTCHVQIDPEYQYLLISSYHGGAVSLVSLNDDGSVGQMVDSKQHSGKGAHPERQDRPHVHSAFFSPDGKYIMVQDLGLDKIYVYTIDRDQHKLVLHREVSTHAGAGPRHFVFHPNAKFAYVINEVDSTVTFFTYEAEAGALTEQQTLSTLPEEGFAGENTCAEITVSKDGRFLYGSNRGHDSIVVYAISEDGTLSTVQHISTEGGHPRHFALTPAGDQLLAANRDSNNIVLFQVDTEKGQLSYTGKQITSPKPVCVWPVYL, encoded by the coding sequence ATGACAGCACAATCTCGACTTCTCGTATTTACGGGTTCTTATTCGGAAGCAAGCGACCCTGGTATCCATGTTTATGCATTCAATGAACAAGCAGGCGAGCTTACTCTGTTATCTGAGACATCCGGAGTGAAGAATCCGACTTTTCTTCAAGTCGATACCGAACATCAGCGTGTGTATGCGATTGGAGAAATAACGACGGCAGAAGGAACGAAGGCCGGGGAAGTGCTGGCCTATGCAATACACCCAGAGCAAGGCGAGCTTACGCTTATTAACCGTACTCCATCCGCTATTGCTCCAACCTGTCATGTGCAAATAGACCCTGAGTATCAGTATTTGCTCATATCTAGTTACCACGGCGGAGCAGTAAGTCTTGTATCGCTGAATGATGATGGCAGTGTAGGACAGATGGTAGATTCCAAACAGCACTCCGGTAAGGGAGCTCATCCAGAGCGTCAAGATCGGCCGCATGTGCATTCCGCATTTTTCTCACCGGATGGTAAGTATATTATGGTTCAGGACCTTGGACTAGATAAAATATATGTCTACACGATTGACCGTGATCAGCATAAGCTGGTACTGCATCGTGAAGTAAGCACACATGCGGGAGCGGGTCCAAGACATTTCGTCTTCCATCCGAATGCAAAGTTTGCTTATGTAATTAATGAAGTGGATTCTACCGTTACTTTCTTTACATATGAGGCAGAAGCAGGCGCATTGACCGAACAACAGACGTTGTCCACACTGCCTGAAGAAGGCTTCGCTGGGGAGAACACTTGCGCGGAAATTACGGTTTCCAAGGATGGACGATTCCTGTACGGCTCCAATCGCGGACATGACAGTATCGTAGTATATGCGATCTCTGAGGACGGTACTCTGAGCACGGTGCAGCATATTTCAACTGAGGGCGGGCATCCTCGTCACTTTGCCTTGACACCTGCGGGTGATCAGCTGCTTGCAGCAAATCGTGACAGCAACAATATTGTACTCTTCCAGGTAGACACGGAGAAGGGGCAATTGAGTTACACAGGCAAACAGATCACATCTCCGAAGCCGGTTTGTGTATGGCCGGTTTATCTATAA